The Parcubacteria group bacterium genome contains a region encoding:
- a CDS encoding DUF2523 family protein, with protein sequence MIKKIKKAFYAVSSTMLLAPAVVMAQYQKPADPGGVPTATSADDLIVTIIKWLLTFLGSLAVLMIVVAGIMYITSGGDEGRVDKAKSILTSAIIGLVVALLGYVIVLTIGNALN encoded by the coding sequence ATGATAAAAAAAATAAAAAAAGCATTTTATGCTGTTTCATCGACAATGCTTCTCGCACCTGCAGTGGTCATGGCACAGTATCAAAAACCGGCAGATCCAGGAGGTGTGCCGACAGCAACAAGTGCTGATGATCTGATCGTTACGATCATCAAGTGGTTGCTTACATTCCTCGGTTCATTGGCAGTTCTCATGATCGTTGTGGCTGGTATCATGTATATCACATCAGGTGGCGACGAAGGTCGTGTGGACAAAGCAAAAAGCATACTCACATCTGCGATCATTGGGTTGGTAGTCGCCCTTCTCGGATATGTGATCGTGTTGACCATTGGCAATGCATTGAACTAA
- a CDS encoding pilin has product MRKIISFFTWAIYLLIPMITQAASGITAPKVEGLPSGEFAPILGKVLNFVTSLIGGLALLMIIVSGIMYMTSGGDSGKTDKAKEWLTASIIGLVIALLAYVIVTVIGKTLGVSGW; this is encoded by the coding sequence ATGCGAAAAATTATTTCTTTTTTTACATGGGCGATATATCTTTTGATCCCGATGATCACGCAAGCGGCCTCAGGGATCACAGCACCAAAAGTTGAGGGATTGCCAAGCGGAGAGTTTGCGCCTATCTTGGGCAAAGTGTTAAATTTCGTCACGAGCCTGATCGGGGGATTGGCATTGCTTATGATCATTGTATCGGGCATTATGTACATGACATCCGGTGGAGACAGTGGTAAAACTGACAAAGCGAAAGAATGGCTCACAGCATCGATCATCGGCCTGGTGATCGCACTATTGGCATATGTGATCGTGACGGTCATAGGAAAAACACTCGGCGTCAGTGGTTGGTAA
- a CDS encoding TrbC/VirB2 family protein has product MPYKKIMYPLIIPIIACAFAVGICVTDIHAVESGEFKNPLSESTVEGALGKVLTAVQGIIAILAVLMIVVGGLIYITSGGESGRVDLAKKAVTAAIIGLAIALAAPALLKEIYTILGGTAPSTVTVDRTLTQIIEEALKFLLSIIGTLSVIMLVVGGIMYITSAGSDRADMAKKTIQYAIIGLVVSLLSLVIVTQVIKIF; this is encoded by the coding sequence ATGCCATACAAAAAAATCATGTATCCTCTTATCATCCCGATCATCGCATGTGCGTTTGCCGTGGGTATCTGTGTAACGGATATTCATGCAGTAGAAAGCGGAGAATTCAAAAACCCACTTAGCGAAAGCACTGTCGAGGGCGCATTGGGCAAAGTGCTTACGGCGGTGCAAGGGATCATCGCAATTCTCGCGGTGCTGATGATCGTGGTGGGCGGTCTCATCTATATCACGTCGGGAGGAGAGAGCGGACGTGTCGATTTGGCAAAAAAGGCGGTTACTGCGGCAATCATCGGTCTGGCCATCGCCTTGGCTGCACCGGCACTGCTAAAAGAGATCTATACAATTCTTGGAGGTACTGCGCCGAGTACGGTGACGGTTGATCGCACGTTGACCCAGATCATTGAGGAGGCTTTGAAATTCCTCTTGAGCATCATTGGTACGTTGTCTGTGATCATGCTCGTGGTGGGTGGAATCATGTACATCACATCAGCAGGGTCAGATCGTGCCGATATGGCAAAAAAGACGATCCAATATGCAATCATCGGACTTGTCGTCTCACTGCTTTCTCTCGTGATCGTGACGCAAGTCATCAAAATTTTCTAA
- the nusA gene encoding transcription termination factor NusA, translating into MAKAKKEEQRNAFSDFTGAMTALAEEKGIAVDEVMETVETAIAAAYKKEYGKRGQNIRAELNSVSGDMKFYLMKEVVDETTREFIDPNAVEEEAPVSEVQDIIVDEEEQEDRKPRFNPERDITIADARERYGAVELGSVVEEQLPSYTEFGRVAAQTAKQVIIQRIREAERNAMYSEYKEKEGEVVNGTVQRVEGKNVFVDLGKSVGVLFPREQVRGERYNVGQRIKVYVESVELDPKGPGIKLSRVHPDLIRRLFELEVPEIFAGSVEIKAIAREAGSRSKIAVYTEEEGIDPIGSCVGQKGTRVNAIIEELAGEKVDIIEWNEKTEDFITAALSPATVLGVRLNEETHKATVIVPNDQLSLAIGKRGQNVRLAVKLTHWDLDVISADESRVPGANVEVEKEVAKEDVPAEEIATEEVVVEEEKVAEETTTEEKPKAKKKATKKVAKKAAKKKTTKKKEEK; encoded by the coding sequence ATGGCAAAGGCAAAGAAAGAGGAACAGAGAAATGCATTTAGTGATTTCACGGGTGCGATGACTGCACTCGCAGAAGAAAAAGGGATCGCAGTGGATGAGGTGATGGAAACTGTCGAAACAGCAATTGCGGCGGCGTACAAAAAAGAATATGGCAAGCGCGGACAAAACATTCGTGCGGAACTCAACAGTGTGTCCGGTGACATGAAGTTTTATCTTATGAAAGAAGTGGTAGATGAAACGACGCGTGAGTTTATCGATCCGAATGCTGTGGAAGAAGAGGCTCCTGTATCTGAGGTGCAAGATATTATCGTCGATGAAGAAGAGCAAGAAGATCGCAAGCCACGGTTTAACCCGGAGCGCGATATTACGATCGCTGACGCGCGTGAGCGTTATGGTGCTGTGGAGCTGGGTTCTGTCGTAGAGGAACAGCTGCCTTCATATACCGAATTTGGTCGAGTGGCGGCGCAAACAGCAAAGCAGGTGATCATCCAGCGCATCCGCGAGGCGGAACGCAATGCGATGTACAGCGAATACAAAGAAAAAGAAGGCGAAGTGGTCAACGGTACAGTGCAACGTGTGGAAGGCAAAAACGTTTTTGTGGATTTGGGCAAATCAGTGGGTGTGCTTTTCCCACGGGAGCAAGTGCGTGGTGAAAGATACAATGTAGGACAACGTATCAAGGTGTATGTGGAGAGTGTGGAGTTGGATCCAAAGGGTCCCGGTATCAAGTTATCCCGTGTGCATCCGGATCTCATCCGTCGATTGTTTGAATTGGAAGTGCCGGAGATCTTTGCCGGTTCTGTCGAGATCAAGGCAATTGCACGTGAAGCGGGATCCCGTAGCAAGATCGCAGTGTACACTGAGGAAGAGGGCATTGATCCGATCGGATCATGTGTAGGGCAGAAAGGCACACGCGTCAATGCGATCATTGAAGAATTGGCCGGAGAGAAGGTTGACATTATCGAGTGGAATGAAAAAACAGAAGATTTCATCACAGCGGCACTTTCTCCCGCAACAGTTTTGGGCGTGCGTTTGAATGAGGAAACACACAAAGCGACGGTCATTGTCCCAAATGATCAGTTGTCACTCGCCATCGGCAAACGCGGACAGAACGTGCGTCTCGCAGTGAAATTGACGCATTGGGATCTGGACGTGATCAGTGCGGACGAAAGTCGTGTGCCGGGCGCAAATGTAGAGGTTGAAAAAGAGGTGGCAAAAGAAGATGTGCCTGCAGAAGAGATCGCGACGGAAGAAGTAGTTGTGGAGGAGGAAAAAGTTGCAGAGGAAACAACTACAGAAGAAAAGCCAAAGGCAAAAAAGAAAGCGACAAAAAAAGTAGCAAAGAAGGCAGCAAAGAAAAAAACAACAAAGAAAAAGGAAGAGAAATAG
- a CDS encoding inorganic diphosphatase, with translation MNLWHDVTLGKNVPEEFNVIIEIPKGSKNKYEIDKETGLIKLDRAMKTAQDYPFDYGFAPQTLWDDNDALDVVVLTTYPLAPSILVQVRPVAVMRMIDGGDSDDKIIAVPVDDPRWDDVKDLSDINKHTVKEIQHFFETYKQIEKKEVIVSGFKNKKAAMAAVVRSMKIYKKKFNK, from the coding sequence ATGAACCTATGGCATGATGTTACTCTCGGGAAAAATGTACCGGAAGAATTCAATGTGATCATCGAGATCCCGAAAGGGTCAAAGAACAAATACGAGATCGACAAGGAAACCGGTCTTATCAAATTGGATCGCGCGATGAAGACAGCGCAGGATTACCCGTTTGACTATGGTTTTGCACCGCAAACACTATGGGACGACAATGATGCGTTGGATGTGGTTGTGTTGACGACATATCCTCTCGCGCCGAGTATCTTGGTGCAGGTACGACCGGTCGCTGTGATGCGCATGATCGATGGCGGCGATAGCGATGACAAGATCATCGCTGTGCCTGTGGATGATCCGCGATGGGATGATGTAAAAGATTTGTCAGACATCAACAAGCACACAGTCAAAGAAATCCAACATTTTTTTGAGACATATAAACAAATTGAGAAGAAGGAAGTGATCGTTTCCGGTTTCAAAAACAAAAAGGCCGCAATGGCCGCTGTGGTACGCAGTATGAAAATTTACAAGAAGAAGTTCAATAAATAG
- a CDS encoding four helix bundle protein, which translates to MNHRYEKLTVWQKSMDLVEVIYCVTQKFPLNEQYGLSAQMRRCAVSIPSNIAEGSRRNSNKDFHHFVTMAFGSGAELETQLHISRRLHYIEEVDFQNTIRQITEVMKMINKFRSGLK; encoded by the coding sequence ATGAACCATCGTTACGAAAAACTTACTGTGTGGCAAAAGTCAATGGATTTGGTGGAGGTAATTTATTGTGTTACTCAAAAATTTCCACTGAATGAACAGTACGGCTTGTCTGCACAAATGCGACGATGTGCCGTTTCTATTCCTTCAAATATTGCAGAGGGAAGTCGTCGTAATTCCAATAAAGATTTTCATCATTTTGTTACGATGGCATTTGGCTCTGGAGCAGAGCTTGAAACGCAACTGCATATATCAAGGAGATTGCATTATATAGAAGAAGTTGATTTTCAAAATACAATTCGACAAATCACAGAAGTGATGAAAATGATCAATAAATTTAGATCTGGATTGAAATAG
- the tig gene encoding trigger factor produces the protein MEYKIEKNEDVNIDVVIPWIEAEEKFEILLNEAVKNVSVKGFRKGAVPRDVALGRVNRAQILADATDQLLRKHYTDIMAKEMLKVIGAPRVSVTKLAEGNDIEIKIVVAVLPDIVLPKKWKDVIKKVNKESAKDVKTISDADVQEEIAHIANSRAQHKEVERAAQKDDHVKIDFTVKQDGVIIENGTSKDHSLVLGKGVFIPGFEEEVIGMKKGEEKTFTLKFPADYHAKNLAGKDATFEVKLNVVEERITPEITDAFAVSLGAQFATVDDLKKSVKEGMEKEKEKKMQEEKRAKYLDALADTIDVVLPEMIIHEELHRMLGEFEQQLSMSGMQLDMYLEKIGKTKDDVEKEWEPQAKKRVLSALVLEQLAEDEEVNIDSKEIEEEMNKTLAMYKGVQDLGKNLDMRQLYEYTRGMMRNEKVFEILEKI, from the coding sequence ATGGAGTATAAGATCGAAAAAAATGAGGATGTGAATATTGACGTGGTGATCCCGTGGATCGAAGCGGAAGAAAAATTTGAGATTCTCTTGAACGAGGCGGTCAAAAATGTTTCGGTGAAGGGGTTTCGCAAAGGCGCTGTGCCACGAGATGTTGCTTTGGGACGTGTGAATCGTGCGCAAATCCTTGCGGATGCAACGGATCAATTGTTGCGTAAGCACTATACAGATATCATGGCAAAGGAGATGCTTAAGGTGATCGGTGCGCCACGGGTCAGTGTGACAAAACTCGCAGAGGGCAATGATATCGAGATCAAAATCGTGGTGGCGGTCTTGCCGGATATTGTTTTGCCAAAGAAATGGAAAGATGTGATCAAAAAGGTCAACAAAGAAAGCGCAAAAGATGTAAAAACGATTTCTGATGCAGATGTGCAGGAAGAGATCGCACATATTGCCAACAGTCGTGCACAGCACAAAGAGGTGGAGCGTGCCGCACAAAAAGATGACCATGTGAAGATTGACTTTACGGTCAAGCAAGACGGTGTGATCATCGAAAATGGCACAAGTAAAGATCACTCATTGGTGTTGGGCAAAGGGGTTTTTATCCCGGGATTTGAAGAAGAGGTGATTGGTATGAAAAAGGGTGAAGAAAAAACATTTACGTTGAAATTTCCTGCAGACTATCATGCAAAAAATCTCGCAGGGAAAGATGCGACATTTGAAGTGAAATTGAATGTTGTCGAAGAACGGATCACGCCGGAGATCACAGATGCATTTGCTGTGTCGCTTGGTGCGCAATTTGCAACAGTGGATGATCTCAAAAAAAGTGTAAAAGAGGGCATGGAGAAAGAAAAAGAGAAAAAAATGCAAGAAGAAAAACGTGCGAAATATTTGGATGCACTTGCTGACACGATCGATGTTGTCCTCCCAGAAATGATTATCCACGAAGAATTGCATCGCATGCTGGGAGAATTTGAACAACAACTGTCAATGAGTGGCATGCAGTTGGACATGTATCTCGAAAAGATCGGCAAAACCAAAGATGACGTGGAGAAAGAATGGGAGCCACAGGCCAAAAAGCGTGTGCTCAGTGCGCTTGTCTTGGAGCAACTTGCCGAGGATGAAGAAGTAAATATCGATAGTAAGGAGATTGAAGAAGAGATGAACAAAACGCTTGCGATGTACAAGGGTGTGCAGGATCTGGGGAAAAATCTCGACATGCGCCAGTTGTACGAATACACACGTGGCATGATGCGCAATGAAAAAGTTTTTGAGATCTTAGAAAAAATATAA